A single genomic interval of Gemmatimonadaceae bacterium harbors:
- a CDS encoding ABC transporter ATP-binding protein produces the protein MPRAVISVTHLAKRYGATVAVNDVSLDVYEGEIFGLIGPNGAGKTTTMECVEGLRKPDGGSISVLGLDPQRDASALRQKIGVQHQEAHLQKRIKVWEAVDLWASLYQQTVDANDLLTRLGLDEKRNAWFMTLSGGQKQRLFVALALIHDPEVVFLDELTTGLDPQARRAIWELILGIRERGKTVFLTTHLMEEAERLCDRVGIIEHGRLIEIGTPADLVARHCPERRVVFTSDSTDVAQHMADVPSLRSAISTGSTHTLCGEGDEFTTDVIHVIAREGIHVRGFRTEHPSLEDVFLKLTGRGIRD, from the coding sequence ATGCCCCGCGCCGTCATTTCTGTCACCCACCTTGCCAAGCGCTATGGCGCTACCGTGGCCGTCAATGACGTCTCACTTGACGTGTACGAAGGCGAGATCTTCGGACTCATCGGCCCCAACGGCGCCGGCAAGACTACCACCATGGAGTGCGTGGAAGGACTCCGGAAACCCGATGGCGGCAGCATCTCGGTACTCGGCCTCGATCCCCAGCGTGACGCTTCAGCACTGCGACAGAAGATCGGCGTCCAGCATCAGGAAGCACATCTGCAGAAGCGCATCAAGGTGTGGGAGGCGGTCGATCTGTGGGCGTCACTGTACCAGCAGACCGTCGATGCCAACGACCTGCTGACCCGGCTTGGGTTGGATGAGAAACGCAACGCGTGGTTCATGACCCTGTCCGGCGGTCAGAAACAGCGGTTGTTCGTCGCGTTGGCCCTGATCCACGATCCCGAAGTGGTCTTCCTCGACGAGCTCACCACCGGACTCGATCCACAGGCGCGTCGTGCCATCTGGGAGTTGATCCTCGGCATCAGGGAACGCGGCAAGACGGTATTCCTCACCACGCACCTCATGGAAGAGGCCGAACGACTCTGTGACCGCGTGGGCATTATCGAACACGGCCGCCTGATTGAGATCGGGACACCGGCCGACCTGGTGGCCAGGCACTGTCCCGAACGCCGCGTGGTGTTCACCAGCGATTCCACCGACGTCGCGCAGCATATGGCGGATGTCCCGTCGCTGCGATCCGCGATCAGCACGGGATCCACGCACACCCTCTGCGGCGAGGGCGATGAATTCACCACCGATGTCATTCACGTGATTGCCCGCGAAGGGATTCATGTGCGCGGATTTCGCACCGAGCATCCCTCACTCGAAGACGTCTTCCTGAAGCTCACCGGACGCGGAATCAGGGACTGA
- a CDS encoding ABC transporter permease, translating into MANGVLKGFWKLTWVEIKIFLREPMGVVGTLGIPVLLFVLFARALRTASPSAGTLAQAQAQAPFNVAILAALMIAINAVLSLVAIISIYREGGILKRLRATPLSPLTILSAQVLVKLVFTVISLALLVLAGRRIFPGTMNVPMISFTAALLLSSLSILSLGFIIASIIPTARFAQPIGAAVLYPMVALSGLFFSLDRVPRGLRLVANALPTTHAVALMQGVWDGSGWSAHWMNAVALVAVFGVCSALATRWFRWE; encoded by the coding sequence ATGGCCAACGGCGTGCTGAAAGGATTCTGGAAACTCACCTGGGTCGAGATCAAGATCTTCCTGCGGGAGCCCATGGGTGTGGTAGGCACGCTGGGTATTCCCGTTCTCCTGTTTGTCCTGTTCGCGCGCGCGCTACGAACCGCATCCCCTTCGGCGGGTACGCTCGCGCAGGCGCAAGCACAGGCGCCCTTCAACGTGGCGATCCTGGCCGCGCTCATGATCGCCATCAACGCGGTGTTGTCACTGGTCGCCATCATCTCGATTTACCGGGAAGGCGGCATCCTCAAACGACTGCGAGCGACGCCACTCTCACCGCTGACTATCCTGAGCGCTCAGGTGCTGGTGAAGCTGGTGTTCACGGTCATCAGCCTCGCGCTGTTGGTATTGGCCGGCCGTCGGATCTTTCCCGGCACGATGAACGTGCCCATGATCAGTTTCACCGCCGCGCTGCTGCTCAGCAGCCTCAGCATCTTGTCTCTGGGCTTCATCATCGCCAGCATCATTCCCACCGCGCGCTTTGCGCAGCCCATCGGCGCCGCGGTGCTGTATCCCATGGTCGCACTCTCCGGTCTGTTCTTTTCGCTCGACCGGGTGCCACGCGGATTGCGGTTAGTCGCCAACGCGCTGCCAACCACCCACGCGGTGGCCCTCATGCAGGGCGTCTGGGATGGATCGGGGTGGAGCGCCCACTGGATGAACGCCGTGGCGCTGGTGGCCGTGTTCGGAGTGTGCAGCGCGCTCGCCACCCGGTGGTTTCGCTGGGAGTAA
- a CDS encoding c-type cytochrome has protein sequence MGIARTVAIGVGGLLGLLVVVGGGGYLWASNSATTKLAATHDVHRVDFPIPFPLADSELAELRAERSASAPKGAKGGDVLAGVDVNALATERAVARGKHLIESFYACAECHGADFGGGVMVDEPATIGRLLGQNLTLGTGSRTLKYTAADWDRMVRHGVKPDGTGSPMPSKDFFAMSDRELSDIVSYIRSLPPVNKEVPPVTLGPVGKVLVATGQFKLSAELHPTKHVIEHAALPPAAVADATFGKHLAQTCTGCHRENFSGGPIIGGPPDWPPARNLTPTGLTGYTYEDFVRVLREGKRKNGDVLLEPMASMPKFAKNMTDIELKALWSYIKDLPPQPTGK, from the coding sequence ATGGGCATTGCGCGCACAGTGGCGATCGGCGTAGGTGGCTTGCTCGGACTGCTCGTTGTAGTCGGCGGCGGCGGATATCTCTGGGCGTCGAACTCGGCGACGACGAAACTCGCGGCCACCCACGACGTGCATCGCGTTGACTTCCCGATCCCGTTTCCACTCGCTGATTCGGAGCTCGCCGAGTTGCGCGCAGAGCGCAGCGCGTCCGCCCCGAAAGGCGCCAAGGGTGGCGACGTACTCGCCGGTGTCGATGTGAACGCGCTGGCGACGGAACGCGCGGTCGCGCGCGGGAAACATCTCATTGAGTCGTTCTATGCGTGCGCCGAGTGCCACGGGGCGGACTTCGGCGGCGGCGTCATGGTGGACGAACCAGCCACCATCGGGCGACTGCTGGGCCAGAACCTGACGCTGGGAACCGGCTCACGTACGCTCAAGTACACCGCCGCCGATTGGGATCGCATGGTGCGCCATGGCGTGAAGCCGGATGGCACGGGTTCGCCCATGCCGTCGAAGGATTTCTTTGCCATGTCCGACCGCGAACTCTCTGATATCGTATCGTACATTCGCTCGCTCCCTCCCGTGAACAAGGAGGTACCGCCAGTGACGTTGGGTCCGGTGGGCAAAGTGCTGGTGGCTACAGGTCAGTTCAAGCTTTCGGCCGAACTTCACCCGACGAAGCACGTCATCGAGCATGCAGCGCTCCCACCGGCCGCAGTGGCCGATGCAACATTCGGCAAGCATCTCGCGCAGACATGCACCGGATGCCATCGCGAAAACTTTTCCGGCGGTCCGATCATCGGTGGCCCGCCGGACTGGCCGCCGGCTAGGAACCTCACACCTACTGGCCTCACCGGTTACACGTATGAAGATTTCGTGCGCGTGCTTCGGGAAGGGAAGCGCAAGAACGGGGACGTGTTGCTCGAACCGATGGCCAGCATGCCAAAATTCGCCAAGAACATGACGGACATCGAGCTGAAAGCCCTGTGGTCCTATATCAAGGATCTGCCGCCGCAACCAACTGGCAAGTGA
- a CDS encoding fused MFS/spermidine synthase, translated as MTAPSLRATANPLNERTLPLMLLLFIGSGCAALIYEVVWFQLLSLIVGSSAISMGIILGTFMGGMCLGSLYLPRWFSAREHPLRVYAKLELGIGICGLLILFGLPLLGKAYVVISGPGLSGMLLAAVLCAICLLPPTLMMGATLPAIARWVQTTPSGISWLGFFYGGNIAGAVAGSLLAGFYLLRVHDNSYATFAAAALNVVVAAMAFGIASRTSYATDDSGSTSTAKAPLFEMPPGTAPVYLTIALSGMTALGAEVIWTRLLSLTLGATVYTFSLILAAFLSGLGIGSSVGSMIARLTPNARMALGWCQALLVLAIGWAAISLSSWLPWWPIQPTLDYTPGALFQIDFVRCLWVVLPGACLWGASFPLALAAVAPSEKDSSRLVSSVYAANTVGAIVGSLVTALVLITWIGTQNAQRVLAVFAIVSAVVMFAHALRTKNAEAGGRLAAMWGAVLVIAGGGWITWKIERIPDALIGYGRWTAGYGWERGKILFTGEGMNSSMAVSQLSNGVLNYHNAGKIQASSEPKDMRLQRMLGHLTTLIPANPKNVLVIGCGAGVTAGAVSISPLVERETIAEIEPLVPKFVSKYFGEHNYKVVDNPKVHVQIDDARHFLLTTKEKFDGITSDPFDPWVKGAASLYTEEFFQTAKAHLNPGGVMTVFVQLYESGEPAVKSEIATFLKVFPNGIVWGNTSNGQGYDVVMMGRVDDTPIDVDMIQARLDSPKFAEVAQSLREIGFASAIELLSTFAGQGADMGPYLADAQINTDRNLRLQYLAGAGVNAYEQATIYRGILQARQFKPNLFTGGTESLKALWEAVMIRQ; from the coding sequence ATGACGGCGCCATCACTTCGCGCGACTGCGAATCCGCTGAATGAACGCACCCTGCCGTTGATGCTGCTGTTGTTCATCGGCAGTGGCTGCGCGGCGTTGATCTATGAAGTGGTGTGGTTCCAGCTGCTCAGCTTGATTGTCGGATCGTCGGCGATCTCGATGGGCATCATTCTGGGCACGTTCATGGGCGGGATGTGCCTGGGCAGCCTATACCTGCCGCGCTGGTTTTCCGCACGAGAGCACCCGTTGCGCGTGTATGCCAAACTGGAACTCGGCATCGGCATATGCGGGTTGCTGATTTTGTTTGGCCTGCCGCTGCTTGGGAAGGCCTACGTGGTCATCAGTGGCCCGGGACTGAGCGGCATGCTGCTCGCCGCCGTGCTGTGCGCCATCTGCCTGCTCCCGCCCACGCTGATGATGGGTGCCACGCTGCCGGCGATTGCCCGCTGGGTGCAAACCACGCCTTCCGGGATTTCGTGGCTGGGTTTCTTCTACGGCGGCAACATCGCGGGGGCGGTGGCCGGGTCACTGCTGGCGGGGTTCTACCTGCTGCGGGTGCATGACAATTCGTATGCGACGTTTGCCGCAGCCGCCTTGAACGTGGTTGTCGCCGCGATGGCGTTTGGAATTGCCAGCAGAACGTCGTACGCCACGGACGACTCCGGGTCAACGTCCACCGCAAAGGCGCCGCTATTCGAGATGCCACCGGGTACAGCGCCGGTGTACCTCACCATCGCACTCTCCGGCATGACCGCGCTGGGTGCAGAGGTCATCTGGACGCGACTCTTGTCGCTGACGCTTGGGGCGACGGTGTACACGTTTTCGTTGATTCTCGCGGCGTTTCTCTCGGGCCTTGGCATCGGCAGCAGCGTGGGTTCGATGATTGCGCGCTTGACGCCCAATGCGCGAATGGCGCTGGGATGGTGCCAGGCTCTGTTGGTGCTGGCCATTGGATGGGCGGCGATTTCGCTGTCGAGCTGGTTGCCCTGGTGGCCCATTCAACCGACGCTGGATTACACGCCGGGCGCGCTGTTCCAGATTGACTTCGTGCGTTGTCTGTGGGTGGTGTTGCCGGGCGCCTGTCTGTGGGGTGCGTCGTTCCCGCTGGCCCTGGCCGCCGTCGCACCCAGCGAGAAGGACTCGTCGCGATTGGTGAGCTCCGTGTATGCGGCCAATACGGTCGGGGCCATTGTGGGTTCGCTGGTGACTGCGCTGGTGCTGATCACGTGGATTGGCACGCAGAATGCGCAGCGTGTGTTGGCGGTATTCGCGATCGTCTCGGCCGTGGTGATGTTCGCCCACGCCCTTCGCACGAAGAACGCCGAGGCCGGCGGCCGGCTGGCCGCCATGTGGGGCGCGGTGCTGGTCATCGCCGGCGGGGGGTGGATTACCTGGAAGATCGAGCGTATCCCTGATGCGTTGATCGGCTACGGCCGCTGGACGGCTGGCTACGGATGGGAACGCGGGAAGATTCTCTTCACCGGTGAGGGGATGAACTCATCGATGGCGGTGTCACAGTTATCGAATGGGGTGCTGAACTACCACAACGCCGGCAAGATTCAGGCGTCCAGCGAGCCGAAGGACATGCGACTGCAGCGCATGCTGGGACACCTGACGACGCTCATTCCGGCGAATCCGAAGAACGTGCTGGTGATCGGGTGTGGTGCCGGCGTGACGGCGGGAGCGGTGAGCATTTCGCCCTTGGTGGAACGCGAGACCATCGCCGAGATCGAACCACTGGTGCCCAAGTTCGTCTCGAAATACTTCGGCGAGCACAACTACAAAGTGGTGGACAATCCCAAGGTGCACGTGCAGATCGACGACGCGCGGCACTTTCTGCTGACCACCAAGGAAAAGTTTGACGGCATCACGTCTGATCCATTCGATCCGTGGGTGAAAGGTGCGGCGTCCTTGTATACGGAGGAATTCTTCCAAACCGCCAAGGCGCATTTGAATCCGGGCGGCGTCATGACTGTGTTCGTGCAGCTGTATGAAAGCGGCGAACCGGCGGTGAAGAGCGAGATTGCCACGTTCCTGAAGGTGTTCCCCAACGGGATTGTGTGGGGCAACACCAGCAACGGTCAGGGCTACGATGTGGTGATGATGGGCCGTGTGGACGATACGCCGATTGACGTCGACATGATCCAGGCGAGGCTCGATTCACCGAAATTCGCCGAGGTGGCGCAGTCGTTGCGCGAGATCGGTTTTGCGTCGGCGATTGAGCTGCTGTCGACGTTTGCGGGTCAGGGCGCCGACATGGGGCCGTACCTGGCCGATGCGCAAATCAACACCGACCGGAATTTGCGGTTGCAGTACCTGGCGGGCGCCGGGGTGAACGCGTACGAGCAGGCGACGATTTACCGGGGCATTCTGCAGGCGCGACAGTTCAAGCCGAACTTGTTCACCGGCGGAACCGAGTCGCTCAAGGCGCTGTGGGAAGCGGTGATGATTCGGCAGTGA
- a CDS encoding glycosyltransferase family 8 protein, with protein sequence MEHTPIILACATDRNFAQPLGVMLASVGANLSRDSPLIAYIVDLGIQPEERDMIERAAAPWRMRIEWIEESMAKYGGLPLWGRMTAATYAKLDLAELLPHGTTRAIWLDCDLVVTTDLARLWAEPLGNHLLLAATDEVVSTVSSTGGVQACKALGMPTSAPYFNAGVMLLDLLAWKREQVRERALDYLRTHGPEVYFWDQEALNVAAVGRWRALDARWNLNASVPIPGRDLRLYESDRAPWIVHYTGQLKPWTFAPPTRSLRQLYFRYLDMTPWSGWRPNRSLRTTLVRGYEVSGVRRVLYPLERLAMRLSRRWSRHAAVSNNRD encoded by the coding sequence ATGGAGCACACTCCCATCATTCTCGCATGCGCGACCGACCGGAATTTTGCCCAACCGCTTGGCGTGATGCTCGCGTCGGTCGGGGCCAATCTCAGTCGGGACTCGCCGCTTATCGCATATATCGTGGACCTCGGCATCCAGCCCGAGGAACGCGATATGATCGAGCGGGCCGCGGCACCCTGGAGGATGCGCATTGAGTGGATTGAGGAATCCATGGCGAAGTACGGCGGATTGCCGCTCTGGGGGCGGATGACGGCGGCAACCTACGCGAAACTCGACCTCGCGGAGTTGTTGCCGCACGGCACCACCAGGGCCATTTGGTTGGACTGCGATCTGGTGGTCACGACCGACCTCGCCCGACTGTGGGCCGAACCTCTGGGCAATCATCTGCTGTTGGCCGCCACCGATGAAGTGGTGAGCACCGTGTCCTCAACCGGCGGCGTGCAAGCCTGCAAGGCGCTCGGCATGCCAACATCCGCTCCGTACTTCAATGCCGGGGTCATGCTGCTCGATCTGCTCGCGTGGAAGCGCGAGCAGGTGCGCGAGCGGGCCCTCGACTATCTCCGCACCCATGGACCCGAAGTGTATTTCTGGGATCAGGAGGCGCTGAACGTCGCTGCGGTCGGGCGTTGGCGGGCCCTGGACGCGCGATGGAATCTCAATGCCAGCGTGCCCATTCCCGGTCGCGACCTGCGGCTGTACGAGTCCGATCGCGCACCATGGATTGTGCATTATACCGGCCAACTCAAGCCGTGGACGTTTGCTCCACCCACGCGATCCCTGCGGCAACTGTATTTCCGTTATCTCGACATGACACCATGGTCGGGATGGCGCCCCAATCGGTCCCTGCGGACCACTCTGGTTCGGGGGTACGAAGTGTCCGGCGTCCGGCGTGTGCTATACCCTCTCGAGCGCCTCGCCATGCGACTCTCACGACGGTGGTCGCGCCATGCGGCCGTCTCCAACAATCGGGACTGA
- a CDS encoding glycosyltransferase: protein MTAPTPREPHLAIVLITDRLATIRRVLDHLSRQTRRDVVELVIAHTPDTNIDISTELFAGFAAVRLVPVPSLFPMAAARAAVVRAVTAPLVFLGETHSFVHPTFVEEVLRAHDGTCDVVVPGFDNANPGSALSWAAFLADYGAWLHHQAPGFIAGGPIWNVAYSREALRDADDVLEAALGHGTILGIRLRAHGRRVRFAPSARIDHANVATPREWVHERFLSGLLVASHRRTDWSLARRLAYVAASPLIPLVTLSRIRQPFTIAWRQGLLPRGTAVALVLGACIRTVGEIVGYVSTPGPQFEVDMELHYELHKMKHARGG, encoded by the coding sequence ATGACGGCGCCCACACCGCGCGAACCGCACCTGGCGATCGTGCTGATTACCGACCGCCTCGCCACGATCCGGCGTGTCCTCGATCATCTGAGTCGGCAGACACGTCGCGATGTCGTTGAGTTGGTCATTGCGCACACGCCTGACACAAACATCGATATATCCACCGAGCTATTTGCCGGGTTCGCTGCGGTAAGGCTCGTGCCGGTCCCGTCGCTGTTTCCCATGGCCGCCGCGCGCGCCGCCGTCGTGCGTGCCGTTACGGCACCACTCGTTTTCCTTGGCGAGACGCACTCGTTCGTGCACCCCACGTTCGTCGAGGAAGTCCTGCGCGCGCACGACGGCACGTGCGATGTCGTGGTGCCCGGCTTCGATAATGCCAATCCGGGCAGCGCCCTCAGCTGGGCGGCGTTTCTCGCCGACTATGGCGCCTGGCTTCACCATCAGGCGCCCGGATTCATCGCCGGCGGACCCATTTGGAATGTCGCCTACTCGCGGGAAGCGCTGCGTGACGCCGACGACGTGCTGGAAGCCGCACTGGGGCATGGCACCATCCTCGGCATCCGACTACGCGCGCACGGACGACGCGTGCGATTTGCACCGTCGGCGCGCATTGACCACGCCAACGTAGCCACACCGCGGGAATGGGTACATGAGCGATTCCTGTCGGGACTGCTGGTGGCATCACATCGCCGCACCGACTGGTCACTCGCGCGTCGACTCGCGTACGTGGCCGCGTCACCGCTCATTCCGCTGGTGACCTTGTCCAGAATACGGCAGCCATTCACCATCGCCTGGCGACAAGGGCTCCTCCCCCGCGGCACCGCGGTGGCGCTGGTGCTTGGCGCGTGCATTCGCACGGTGGGTGAAATCGTGGGCTACGTCTCGACCCCCGGTCCGCAGTTTGAGGTGGACATGGAACTGCACTACGAACTCCACAAGATGAAACACGCCCGCGGGGGCTGA
- a CDS encoding Gfo/Idh/MocA family oxidoreductase, whose protein sequence is MTVRIGVIGCGAVTYHCHLPALARVADARVVALADHDPVALERARARAPSASLLTVDALMQDGQVDAVLIATPTDAHAEMATRVARAGKHLYLEKPIATSAAQAADLRAIVAHHGVHAAVGFNRRQHPIYRRARACLRDGLIGHVHAVHSVFAEPVATAAMPIWKQTRATGGGVLLDLASHHIDLVRWLLDQEVDMVTARAESRESEHDVATMTLAMRDGTPVQGYYAFRSALADTIELHGECGVLRMDRHRHTITHATHRRFGYGTREARVPLGISWRERWRRLARPSEDPSYEAAWRAFVSLITGRPTEIASMDDGLASLHVVLAAEASALAGSPMRMTPR, encoded by the coding sequence ATGACCGTCCGCATCGGCGTCATCGGATGTGGTGCCGTGACGTACCACTGCCATCTGCCGGCCCTGGCGCGCGTGGCCGATGCACGCGTGGTGGCACTCGCCGACCACGATCCGGTCGCGTTGGAACGGGCACGGGCACGGGCGCCATCGGCCAGCCTGCTTACGGTCGACGCCCTCATGCAGGATGGGCAAGTCGATGCGGTCCTGATTGCCACGCCCACCGACGCCCACGCGGAGATGGCAACACGCGTGGCACGCGCCGGCAAACACCTGTACCTGGAAAAGCCCATTGCAACGTCCGCCGCACAGGCCGCGGATCTGCGGGCGATCGTCGCCCATCATGGCGTGCACGCCGCCGTCGGATTCAACCGTCGCCAACACCCGATTTATCGGCGTGCGCGCGCCTGTTTGCGTGATGGCCTGATCGGGCACGTGCACGCGGTCCATTCGGTGTTCGCCGAGCCCGTGGCGACCGCGGCGATGCCGATATGGAAGCAGACTCGCGCGACGGGAGGAGGCGTGCTGCTGGACCTCGCGTCGCACCACATCGATCTCGTGCGCTGGCTGCTTGATCAGGAGGTCGACATGGTCACGGCGCGCGCGGAGTCGCGCGAGTCTGAACACGACGTGGCGACGATGACCCTGGCGATGCGCGACGGCACACCGGTACAAGGCTATTACGCGTTTCGATCCGCCCTCGCCGACACGATTGAACTGCACGGTGAGTGCGGCGTGCTGCGCATGGACCGTCACCGACACACCATCACCCACGCAACGCATCGTCGATTCGGCTACGGCACGCGGGAAGCGCGGGTACCGCTGGGCATTTCATGGCGTGAACGTTGGCGCCGACTTGCGCGACCATCCGAAGACCCTTCGTACGAAGCCGCGTGGCGTGCCTTCGTCAGCCTGATCACCGGTCGCCCGACGGAAATCGCCTCGATGGACGACGGGCTGGCCTCCCTGCATGTCGTCCTGGCGGCCGAAGCGTCGGCGTTGGCCGGCAGCCCCATGCGCATGACGCCTCGGTAA
- a CDS encoding glycosyltransferase family 4 protein translates to MRIGLVSDWMTHAGGAEAYMRTVREALRSAGHTVALFACGPRPDGSADYAVVTSDSMLARAVLQMANPEVSQGLRTMVREFRPDVVLVGHFAYHVSPHALSALGDVPMVIYLMDYKSICPVGSKLLPNLSPCREDSGIVCMRRGCVSPPHWLRDRPRYALIRRALARAALVLTPSATLHRQLATAGIQTTVLPQPVPLPTSGFQRQPAHAPCFVYVGRLSREKGVPLLIDAFMRVRRAYPDTSLRIAGDGPLQSELAGLVAATDGVALLGALSPEQVEAELSTAWALIAPSLWEEPFGLVALEAIVRGVPVIASDTGGFTETVVHGSTGLLFTTARVEALTASLVSIASGTAFPGARIDEAFIAQARLTYTTNAHVHQLIEIFARVHRDRALPASE, encoded by the coding sequence ATGCGCATCGGCCTTGTCAGTGATTGGATGACTCATGCCGGCGGCGCGGAGGCGTACATGCGTACGGTGCGCGAGGCACTCCGTTCGGCGGGGCACACCGTCGCGCTGTTCGCGTGCGGGCCGCGACCGGATGGGTCGGCGGACTATGCGGTGGTAACCAGCGACTCGATGCTGGCGCGAGCGGTGCTGCAGATGGCCAATCCGGAGGTGTCGCAGGGTCTGCGCACCATGGTCCGCGAATTCCGGCCCGATGTCGTGTTGGTTGGCCACTTCGCATATCACGTCTCGCCGCACGCACTGTCCGCCTTGGGCGATGTGCCGATGGTGATATACCTGATGGACTACAAGTCCATCTGCCCTGTTGGTTCCAAGCTGCTGCCCAATCTGTCCCCATGCCGCGAGGACAGTGGCATCGTGTGCATGCGCCGTGGCTGCGTGTCACCCCCGCACTGGTTGCGCGATCGCCCCCGCTATGCGCTCATCCGCCGCGCTCTCGCGCGCGCGGCGCTCGTGCTCACACCCAGTGCGACATTGCATCGACAACTGGCCACCGCCGGCATCCAGACCACCGTCTTGCCGCAACCGGTGCCCTTGCCCACATCAGGATTCCAACGTCAACCCGCGCACGCGCCATGCTTCGTGTACGTGGGACGCCTGAGCCGCGAGAAGGGCGTGCCGTTGCTCATCGATGCATTCATGCGTGTCAGACGCGCGTATCCAGACACCAGCCTTCGCATCGCCGGAGACGGCCCGCTGCAATCAGAGCTCGCTGGTCTGGTCGCCGCGACCGACGGTGTTGCGCTACTCGGGGCGTTGTCGCCCGAACAGGTTGAAGCGGAGCTCTCCACCGCCTGGGCATTGATCGCGCCCTCGCTGTGGGAGGAGCCGTTCGGACTGGTGGCACTTGAAGCCATCGTCCGCGGCGTTCCCGTGATTGCCAGTGATACCGGGGGGTTCACCGAGACCGTGGTGCACGGTTCCACGGGGCTGCTGTTCACCACCGCGCGCGTCGAAGCCCTCACGGCGTCGCTGGTGTCCATCGCGTCCGGCACCGCGTTCCCCGGCGCGCGCATTGACGAGGCCTTCATCGCGCAGGCGCGTCTGACGTACACCACGAACGCGCATGTCCATCAACTCATTGAGATTTTTGCACGGGTGCACCGCGATCGGGCTCTGCCGGCGAGCGAATAA
- a CDS encoding aminotransferase class I/II-fold pyridoxal phosphate-dependent enzyme → MQENHNSAHPETLAVHGGRDDFRALGVHAPPIDLSSTYPVNDLAADMASLDAMVAGGEPTGSAVYSRLYNPTVSRAEQAIAALEGAQGTVAFSSGMAAYTAALLVARQRGGHVVAVRPLYGSADHLLASGMLGVDVTFATADEVQAAIRPETALVAIETPANPTLDLVDIGDVVRQAGSVPVMVDATFATPVLLRPLDFGATLVLHSATKALAGHGDVLAGVISTNDVSWLGALRQIRLLTGSVLHPMAAFLLHRGLQTLPLRVRAAQANAQRIAELLQSHPAVAWVHYPGLPGGDPHGLLGRELVGPGSTMAFDLRSDDPDAPARLLAALTLITPAVSLGSTDTLIQHPASLTHRVVDTAVREHHGISSQLMRLSVGLEHVDDIWADLSQALSSTWPGVGNAP, encoded by the coding sequence ATGCAAGAAAACCACAACTCCGCCCATCCCGAAACGTTGGCTGTCCATGGCGGACGCGACGACTTCCGCGCGCTTGGCGTGCATGCGCCGCCGATCGACTTGTCCAGCACGTATCCCGTGAACGATCTGGCGGCCGACATGGCGTCGTTGGACGCCATGGTGGCGGGGGGCGAACCGACGGGGTCTGCCGTATACAGCCGACTGTACAACCCGACGGTATCTCGAGCCGAGCAGGCGATTGCGGCGTTGGAGGGCGCGCAGGGGACCGTGGCGTTTTCGTCGGGGATGGCGGCGTACACTGCGGCGCTGCTGGTCGCGCGTCAGCGCGGCGGGCATGTGGTGGCGGTGCGCCCACTGTACGGCAGCGCCGATCATCTCCTGGCCAGCGGCATGCTTGGCGTGGATGTGACATTTGCCACTGCCGACGAGGTGCAGGCGGCCATTCGACCCGAGACGGCATTGGTGGCCATCGAGACACCGGCCAACCCCACGTTGGACCTGGTGGATATCGGCGATGTGGTGCGGCAAGCGGGTTCGGTGCCGGTGATGGTCGACGCGACGTTTGCCACGCCGGTGTTGCTGCGACCGCTGGATTTCGGTGCGACACTGGTACTGCACAGCGCCACCAAGGCACTGGCCGGTCACGGCGATGTGTTGGCGGGTGTCATCAGCACGAACGATGTGTCGTGGCTTGGAGCGCTGCGCCAGATTCGGCTGCTGACCGGCAGCGTGTTGCATCCGATGGCTGCATTCCTGTTGCATCGCGGATTGCAGACGCTGCCGTTGCGCGTACGCGCGGCGCAAGCCAACGCGCAGCGCATTGCCGAGTTGCTGCAATCACATCCAGCTGTGGCTTGGGTGCACTACCCCGGGCTTCCCGGCGGTGATCCGCACGGCCTTCTCGGTCGCGAACTCGTTGGGCCGGGCAGCACGATGGCCTTTGACCTGCGTTCTGACGACCCAGACGCCCCGGCGCGACTCCTGGCGGCGTTGACGCTCATTACGCCGGCCGTGTCGCTGGGGAGCACGGATACGCTCATTCAACACCCGGCCAGTCTGACGCATCGCGTGGTGGATACGGCCGTTCGCGAACACCACGGCATCAGCAGTCAGCTCATGCGACTGAGTGTCGGGCTTGAGCACGTCGACGACATCTGGGCGGACCTGTCGCAGGCGCTCTCCAGCACTTGGCCGGGTGTAGGCAATGCGCCTTGA